Proteins encoded within one genomic window of Bradyrhizobium sp. 186:
- a CDS encoding O-antigen ligase family protein: MNDLALGRETSHRASASMAVHGRFFVVTCLGLVFLNCLTFLYHLTGSSVFNVLSNSTSLLLISWSAYHVLVTREGSAFYKILLMLACIFTGTSYLVNFGAFELSDGLKLLSIYSFYVAGRTTPERLHRSEKRCIYALAALPLLFKVVGQTKVYTGIEYPDVFSYFPNTNTAALYFSALFFAVSPWFGNKVLIAQFVNAAIMNRVGPALATIVAIGLWSFFPLRPQVFVALFLLAIASLAAYALGALDRLITGLSAIALIWSLDPSTIARMSTKQLIDLTGTTDMSAFFRITHWTNIWQIYSSLGLGGILFGYGASQTGVLTVLPLPPHNDYLRVLAEYGLLNCVLFVVFVFSIMFSLKERAAKTMYTVLLIYFLSENLIDNFTSMTLFFSYAGRFTSPKWSPAE; the protein is encoded by the coding sequence GTGAACGATCTGGCTCTGGGAAGAGAGACATCACACCGCGCTTCCGCCTCGATGGCCGTCCACGGCCGGTTCTTCGTGGTAACCTGCCTCGGCCTCGTGTTCCTGAACTGCTTGACGTTTCTCTACCACCTCACCGGATCGAGTGTATTCAACGTCCTGAGCAACTCGACAAGCCTGCTGCTTATTTCATGGTCCGCCTACCACGTACTGGTAACGAGAGAGGGCAGTGCCTTTTACAAGATCTTGCTGATGCTCGCCTGTATCTTCACAGGTACGAGCTATCTGGTGAATTTTGGCGCTTTCGAGCTATCGGACGGCTTGAAGCTCCTATCCATCTATTCATTCTACGTCGCAGGCCGCACTACGCCGGAGCGGTTGCACCGATCCGAGAAGCGGTGCATCTACGCACTCGCGGCTCTGCCACTACTTTTCAAGGTGGTCGGCCAGACGAAAGTCTATACCGGCATCGAATATCCTGACGTGTTCTCCTATTTTCCGAACACAAACACCGCAGCGCTTTACTTTTCGGCTCTATTCTTTGCCGTTTCTCCCTGGTTCGGAAACAAGGTCCTGATAGCGCAGTTCGTAAATGCTGCGATCATGAACCGAGTTGGCCCCGCATTGGCAACCATCGTCGCCATTGGTCTCTGGTCTTTCTTCCCGTTGAGACCACAGGTATTCGTCGCGCTCTTCTTGTTGGCAATAGCCAGCCTCGCCGCCTACGCGCTTGGCGCGCTGGATCGACTGATAACGGGTCTGAGCGCAATAGCGCTTATCTGGAGCCTCGACCCGAGCACCATCGCGCGAATGTCAACCAAGCAGTTGATCGATTTGACGGGTACGACGGACATGTCCGCGTTCTTCCGCATCACCCACTGGACGAACATATGGCAGATTTATTCGTCGCTAGGGCTCGGCGGAATATTGTTCGGTTACGGTGCAAGTCAGACCGGCGTCTTGACCGTGTTGCCGCTGCCGCCGCACAACGATTACCTGCGCGTGCTGGCGGAATACGGACTGTTGAACTGCGTGCTCTTTGTCGTTTTCGTGTTCAGCATAATGTTTTCGCTGAAGGAGCGGGCGGCGAAAACCATGTACACCGTGCTTCTCATCTATTTTTTGTCCGAGAACCTGATCGACAATTTTACGTCGATGACGCTGTTCTTCTCCTATGCGGGCCGGTTCACGTCGCCGAAATGGTCTCCAGCCGAGTGA